A stretch of Peteryoungia algae DNA encodes these proteins:
- a CDS encoding SDR family oxidoreductase — MATTLIQLGKKSRFIRLFQSTHESYLQSQDRTRPIPRAALAGDQRSKTMPDTTFGPKGWTPDRIGSLEGKTYLITGANAGAGFQAARTLLKKSAKVVMLNRSTEKSQAAVAELKNEFGRDADVSFVRMDLASLASVREAAAEILKTVPRIDALICNAAIAQVPKRKLTEDGFESQLGTNHYGHFLLSGLLFERIEASHGRIVVVASLGYNLGLKTIRFDDMNWTEGYGPNTAYSQSKLAQMMFAYELQDRLQVAGKTNVKVYVCHPGSSATSLITTSGSRTMRFIWWLMTKTPMVQTAEQGSYPEVMCATEEALTAQRALYGPTGRMEAIGPVGKGTLNPHAHDKPVMTELWDVSEDATGFTWKF, encoded by the coding sequence TTGGCAACCACCTTGATACAATTAGGCAAGAAATCGCGATTCATTCGCCTGTTTCAAAGCACCCATGAGAGTTATCTGCAATCTCAAGACAGGACGAGACCCATACCTCGCGCGGCGTTGGCCGGCGACCAAAGGAGCAAGACGATGCCAGACACAACATTCGGACCCAAGGGCTGGACCCCGGACCGCATTGGCAGCCTCGAGGGCAAGACCTACCTCATCACTGGGGCGAACGCGGGTGCTGGATTCCAGGCGGCCCGGACGCTTCTGAAGAAGAGCGCCAAAGTTGTGATGCTGAACCGCTCGACCGAAAAATCACAGGCTGCAGTCGCGGAACTGAAGAACGAATTCGGCAGGGACGCCGATGTGAGCTTCGTCCGCATGGACCTCGCTTCGCTTGCCAGCGTGCGAGAAGCCGCAGCCGAAATTCTAAAGACCGTTCCCCGGATCGACGCGCTCATCTGCAACGCCGCCATCGCCCAGGTACCGAAGCGCAAGCTGACCGAGGATGGGTTCGAAAGCCAGCTTGGCACCAACCATTACGGCCACTTCCTGCTCAGCGGTCTGCTCTTCGAGCGGATCGAGGCGTCACACGGCAGGATCGTCGTCGTGGCCAGCCTTGGCTACAACTTGGGGCTCAAGACGATCAGATTTGACGACATGAACTGGACAGAAGGTTATGGCCCGAACACCGCCTACTCGCAAAGCAAGCTGGCTCAGATGATGTTTGCTTACGAATTGCAAGACAGGCTGCAGGTGGCAGGCAAAACCAACGTGAAGGTCTACGTCTGCCATCCCGGCTCTTCGGCAACATCGCTCATCACCACCAGCGGCAGCCGGACGATGCGGTTCATCTGGTGGCTCATGACCAAAACGCCGATGGTTCAGACCGCTGAGCAAGGATCCTATCCCGAGGTGATGTGTGCGACCGAAGAGGCTTTGACCGCGCAACGTGCGCTCTATGGTCCCACGGGCCGCATGGAAGCCATCGGCCCGGTCGGCAAGGGCACATTGAACCCCCACGCTCACGACAAGCCCGTGATGACGGAGCTGTGGGACGTGTCCGAAGATGCGACGGGCTTCACCTGGAAATTCTGA
- a CDS encoding arylesterase produces the protein MTFKAALLHFAVILIAALAGPRFAAAEPLQLVGFGDSLMAGYQLPQEDALPAQLQRQLAAQGHEVVITNAGVSGDTTSGGLSRVDWSVPDGTDGVILELGANDALRGIAPEQTEKNLEQIIIRLKERNIPIFFVGMLAPPNMGDDYARTFNAIYPRLAERYDLPLYPFVLDGVITERSLLLDDGMHPNTEGLKLMAERMLPLAGTWVAGIRGQSN, from the coding sequence ATGACATTTAAAGCAGCGCTCCTTCATTTCGCCGTGATCCTGATCGCCGCGCTCGCCGGTCCCAGGTTTGCAGCGGCCGAGCCTCTGCAACTCGTCGGGTTTGGCGACAGCCTGATGGCAGGCTATCAGCTGCCTCAGGAGGACGCCTTGCCAGCCCAGCTTCAAAGGCAGCTGGCTGCCCAGGGGCATGAGGTGGTGATCACCAATGCCGGCGTCTCCGGCGACACGACATCCGGTGGTCTGTCCCGTGTCGACTGGTCGGTTCCCGATGGGACAGATGGCGTGATTCTCGAGCTCGGTGCGAATGACGCCCTGCGCGGGATTGCACCGGAGCAAACGGAGAAGAACCTCGAACAGATCATCATACGATTGAAAGAACGCAATATTCCGATCTTCTTTGTCGGGATGCTGGCTCCGCCCAACATGGGTGACGATTACGCTCGGACGTTCAATGCGATCTATCCGCGTCTCGCCGAAAGATACGATCTGCCGCTTTATCCCTTCGTGCTCGACGGAGTGATCACCGAACGTAGCCTTTTGCTCGACGACGGCATGCATCCCAATACCGAGGGGCTGAAGCTGATGGCAGAGCGCATGTTGCCTCTCGCCGGAACATGGGTGGCGGGTATCAGGGGGCAGTCGAATTAA
- a CDS encoding ABC transporter ATP-binding protein — protein MRNSIIELKSADLTLGNAAASVHVLKSIDLSIAEGEAVGIVGPSGSGKSTLLMVLAGLERLDSGEIHVRDTPLHTLSEDRLADFRGKNIGIVFQSFHLIANMTALENVAVPLELANVKGAFDIARKELEAVGLGERLSHYPGQLSGGEQQRVAIARALAPSPAVLIADEPTGNLDTETGRQIADLLFTKQSERGMTLILVTHDPSLAARCTRQIRVASGQIAGDSRNEQARLASVPA, from the coding sequence GTGAGAAACAGCATCATCGAACTGAAAAGCGCCGATCTCACCCTGGGCAATGCCGCAGCCTCCGTTCACGTTCTGAAGAGCATCGACCTTTCCATCGCAGAGGGCGAGGCGGTCGGGATCGTGGGGCCATCCGGCTCGGGAAAATCGACGCTTTTGATGGTGCTCGCCGGACTGGAACGCCTCGACAGCGGTGAGATCCATGTCCGTGACACACCGCTCCATACGCTGAGCGAGGATCGGCTTGCGGATTTCCGCGGCAAGAACATCGGTATCGTCTTCCAGTCCTTCCATCTGATCGCCAACATGACTGCGCTCGAAAACGTCGCCGTTCCGCTGGAGCTTGCGAACGTGAAAGGCGCCTTCGACATCGCGCGCAAGGAATTGGAGGCCGTCGGGCTTGGAGAGCGCCTCAGCCACTATCCCGGCCAGCTGTCCGGCGGTGAACAGCAGCGCGTCGCAATCGCCAGGGCGCTCGCACCCTCGCCCGCCGTTCTCATCGCCGACGAACCCACAGGCAACCTGGACACGGAAACCGGCCGGCAGATCGCCGATCTCCTCTTCACCAAGCAAAGCGAACGCGGGATGACACTGATCCTGGTGACCCACGACCCGTCACTCGCCGCCCGCTGCACACGCCAGATCCGTGTGGCCTCGGGCCAGATCGCGGGCGACAGCCGAAACGAGCAGGCCCGTCTCGCTTCGGTGCCCGCATGA
- a CDS encoding ABC transporter permease, with protein sequence MTSFGTRFSVAFRIALRELRGGLKGFYIFLACIALGTGAIAAVNSVSTAITDAISSEGRTLLAGDVRFELDNREATPEELAFLERFGAVSVTTNLRSMARLADGSDQSLVEIKAVDEAYPLYGRLVAEPDQPLAELLASTGGAYGAVVAPLLLDRMNIKVGDELLVGNARFRINGTIVTEPDSISDGFGFAPRFLTSREGLLSSGLVTTGSLIEHAYKIRYAAPAPTAEAIREQAQAEFPTAGWSIRGSDRAAPALTENVERFSQFLTLVGLTALVVGGVGVANAVRAFLDSKRTVIATLKCVGAPASVVVMVYLIQITLVASIGILAGLALGVIAPPIVASYLSGILPISAEATIYPRALLLAAVFGMLVTFAFAILPLGHARKVPATALFREQGFEAAGLPSWPYLLAMALALGALAALAIFTSEQQRIATIFLAAMAAGFVLLRVVAMGIAWVARRSPRIHSAALRMAVGNIHRPGALTPAVTLSLGLGLSLLVALALIDGNLRRELTGNLPERAPNFFFVDIQSGEIEGFSTLVESMAPQGKLIEVPMLRGRIVELNGVDVAKVEVPPEGRWVLRGDRGLTYARNIPENSTVTEGEWWTDDYTGEPLVSFAEEEGRELGLQIGDTITINVLGRNITAKIANFRSVEWESLSMNFVMVFSPNTFAGAPHAWLATLIDQDATAAQEASILRSVTQQFPTITTVRVKDALDIVDRLVGQLATAIRAAAAIALIASVLVLSGALAAGNRARTHDAVILKTLGATRAMLIRAFTYEYMLLGAATAVFALIAGGGIAWFVLTQIMNLPSSFLPDVALMTLVIALVVTIGIGLAGTWRILGQKAAPVLREL encoded by the coding sequence ATGACATCGTTCGGCACGCGCTTCTCCGTCGCCTTCCGTATTGCGCTGCGCGAACTGCGCGGCGGACTGAAGGGCTTCTACATCTTCCTCGCCTGTATCGCGCTCGGCACCGGCGCCATTGCTGCGGTCAACTCCGTCTCGACGGCGATCACCGACGCCATCTCATCGGAAGGCCGCACGCTGTTGGCCGGGGATGTCCGCTTCGAACTCGACAACCGTGAGGCGACACCGGAGGAACTGGCCTTCCTGGAGCGTTTCGGTGCGGTCTCGGTAACGACCAATCTGCGCTCCATGGCCCGTCTCGCCGACGGCTCCGATCAGTCGCTGGTGGAAATAAAGGCAGTCGACGAGGCCTATCCTCTCTACGGTCGCCTCGTAGCCGAACCCGATCAGCCGCTGGCCGAACTTTTGGCCTCGACCGGTGGAGCCTATGGCGCAGTCGTCGCCCCGCTCCTTCTCGACCGCATGAACATCAAGGTCGGCGACGAATTGCTGGTCGGCAACGCCCGCTTCCGGATCAACGGCACAATTGTCACTGAACCCGACTCGATCTCGGACGGCTTCGGATTTGCACCGCGTTTCCTGACGAGCCGTGAAGGGCTGCTTTCAAGCGGCCTCGTGACGACCGGCAGCCTCATTGAACACGCTTACAAGATCCGCTACGCCGCGCCCGCGCCCACGGCCGAGGCAATCCGCGAACAGGCCCAGGCGGAGTTCCCGACGGCCGGCTGGTCCATTCGCGGCAGCGACCGTGCAGCCCCTGCCCTCACCGAGAATGTCGAGCGCTTCTCGCAATTCCTGACGCTCGTCGGGCTCACGGCGCTGGTGGTTGGCGGCGTCGGCGTCGCAAATGCGGTCCGCGCCTTCCTCGACTCCAAGCGGACGGTCATCGCCACGCTGAAATGTGTCGGCGCTCCGGCCTCCGTGGTGGTGATGGTCTACCTGATCCAGATCACACTCGTCGCATCGATCGGCATTCTGGCCGGCCTCGCGCTCGGTGTAATCGCACCACCGATCGTCGCGAGCTACCTCTCTGGAATCTTGCCCATTTCCGCCGAAGCGACCATCTATCCACGCGCCCTGCTTCTCGCGGCCGTGTTCGGCATGCTGGTTACTTTTGCCTTTGCGATCCTGCCGCTCGGACATGCGAGAAAAGTCCCGGCAACCGCGCTGTTCCGGGAACAGGGATTCGAGGCCGCCGGCCTGCCGTCCTGGCCCTATCTGCTCGCCATGGCACTGGCGCTCGGCGCACTTGCGGCTCTGGCCATCTTCACGTCCGAACAGCAACGGATCGCGACGATCTTCCTGGCGGCCATGGCGGCCGGCTTCGTGCTGCTTCGGGTGGTCGCCATGGGAATTGCCTGGGTCGCCAGGCGCAGCCCCCGGATTCACTCGGCCGCTCTGAGGATGGCGGTAGGCAATATTCATAGGCCCGGTGCGCTGACGCCCGCAGTGACACTGTCACTCGGCCTCGGCCTCAGCCTGCTCGTCGCACTGGCGCTGATCGACGGCAACCTTAGGCGTGAACTGACCGGAAACCTGCCGGAGCGGGCGCCGAACTTCTTCTTCGTCGACATCCAGAGCGGCGAAATCGAAGGCTTCAGCACGTTGGTGGAAAGCATGGCGCCACAGGGCAAGCTGATCGAGGTGCCGATGCTGCGCGGCCGCATTGTCGAACTCAACGGTGTCGATGTGGCCAAGGTCGAGGTACCACCGGAAGGACGCTGGGTTCTACGCGGTGACCGAGGGCTTACCTATGCGCGCAACATTCCCGAGAACAGCACCGTCACCGAAGGCGAGTGGTGGACGGATGACTATACCGGCGAGCCGCTGGTTTCCTTTGCGGAGGAAGAAGGCCGTGAACTGGGCCTGCAGATCGGCGACACGATCACGATCAATGTGCTCGGCCGCAACATCACGGCAAAGATCGCCAACTTCCGCTCGGTCGAGTGGGAGAGCCTGTCGATGAACTTCGTCATGGTCTTCTCGCCCAACACATTTGCCGGAGCGCCCCATGCCTGGCTCGCAACCCTGATCGATCAGGATGCAACGGCGGCTCAGGAGGCATCGATCCTGCGCTCTGTCACCCAGCAGTTTCCGACGATCACCACCGTCCGCGTCAAGGATGCGCTCGACATCGTGGATCGTCTCGTCGGGCAGCTGGCGACCGCAATCCGCGCCGCAGCCGCCATTGCCCTGATCGCCTCGGTCCTCGTTCTGTCGGGCGCGCTTGCCGCGGGCAACCGGGCACGCACACATGATGCCGTCATCCTCAAGACGCTGGGGGCGACGCGTGCCATGCTGATCCGTGCCTTCACCTATGAATATATGCTGCTCGGGGCAGCGACGGCAGTCTTCGCCCTGATCGCAGGCGGCGGGATCGCATGGTTCGTCTTGACCCAGATCATGAACCTGCCGTCGAGCTTCCTGCCCGACGTCGCGCTGATGACGCTCGTGATCGCGCTCGTCGTCACGATCGGCATCGGCCTCGCCGGAACGTGGCGCATTTTGGGTCAGAAGGCCGCACCTGTCCTGCGGGAGCTGTAG